A section of the Polyangium spumosum genome encodes:
- a CDS encoding DUF4145 domain-containing protein translates to MPLTPQIDKDIRARFKSLQAKGTDLVQRMKQEVRHNVYDLTSFGDEYFAFRTSCVTLIEYLSHGSGRLANVVKEIYEQGETYLGARALLGIICGLSDDYDNGLLDSMFARMEAEIAADYLGQAEALLKEGQPGKHDHVPAAVLIGAILEKTLRDLCRRQSPPIPLVTPAGGPKMLNGLIDELKKAGVFNELRAKQLRHWADVRNAAAHGDFEKFTRADVDSMLSGVGQFLADYS, encoded by the coding sequence ATGCCGCTTACCCCTCAAATTGACAAGGACATCCGCGCCCGGTTTAAGTCTTTACAGGCCAAGGGCACCGATCTTGTGCAGCGGATGAAGCAGGAGGTTCGTCACAATGTGTACGACCTCACTTCTTTTGGTGACGAGTATTTCGCATTTCGGACGAGCTGTGTCACTCTCATCGAATACCTGTCGCACGGGTCAGGGCGACTGGCGAATGTCGTCAAGGAGATTTATGAGCAGGGCGAGACTTATCTCGGTGCACGGGCACTACTTGGCATAATTTGCGGCTTGTCTGATGACTATGATAACGGATTGCTCGATAGCATGTTTGCTCGAATGGAAGCAGAAATCGCTGCTGACTACCTGGGGCAGGCAGAAGCTCTTCTCAAGGAGGGACAGCCGGGTAAGCACGACCATGTCCCTGCCGCGGTTCTGATAGGGGCGATTCTGGAAAAGACGCTTCGTGACCTCTGCCGTAGACAAAGTCCACCCATTCCTTTGGTTACGCCTGCGGGCGGACCCAAAATGCTAAACGGCCTCATTGACGAACTAAAGAAGGCGGGGGTTTTTAATGAACTCAGAGCGAAACAGCTTCGCCATTGGGCGGATGTTAGGAACGCGGCAGCACACGGTGACTTTGAAAAATTTACTCGTGCTGACGTCGACTCGATGCTTTCAGGGGTTGGTCAATTTTTAGCAGATTACTCGTAG
- a CDS encoding TIR domain-containing protein has product MTEIRERAGGVDVKVLDDAAETVREIFGDCRDELLPTIDALLAIKDDDAIKKVRAEVASLKPYYTERELFEAMIAGKEFGTRDRRAAAEGIRTPPHLKVILYVASILSCQNGVRELAKQAQYLVRYLQKTRKMKGKTVAKVDGKIFIGHGRSRVWKDLKDFLQDRLKLQWDEFNRDPTAGLSTKERLEGMLDEACFAFIIMTAEDERADQTKHARANVIHEVGLFQGRLGFKRAIVLLEQGCEEFSNIVGLGQIRFPPGDVASKFEDIRLVLEREGLL; this is encoded by the coding sequence ATGACCGAGATAAGAGAGCGCGCAGGCGGTGTTGATGTCAAGGTTCTCGACGATGCCGCTGAGACAGTCAGGGAGATATTTGGCGATTGCCGCGATGAGTTGCTCCCTACGATTGACGCGCTTCTTGCGATTAAGGATGATGATGCAATCAAGAAGGTGCGCGCGGAAGTTGCGTCCCTGAAGCCATATTACACAGAACGAGAATTGTTCGAGGCGATGATCGCGGGCAAGGAGTTCGGCACTCGCGACCGCCGTGCGGCGGCGGAAGGTATACGTACCCCGCCACATCTAAAAGTCATTCTCTATGTCGCGTCAATACTTTCTTGTCAGAATGGGGTACGGGAGCTTGCAAAGCAGGCTCAGTACCTCGTCCGGTACCTTCAAAAGACCCGCAAAATGAAAGGGAAAACCGTGGCAAAAGTGGATGGCAAGATTTTTATTGGACACGGACGCTCTCGTGTGTGGAAGGATTTAAAGGACTTTCTGCAGGATCGTCTGAAGCTTCAGTGGGATGAGTTCAATCGCGACCCCACTGCGGGGCTCTCAACGAAAGAGCGCCTGGAAGGCATGCTGGACGAAGCCTGCTTCGCCTTCATCATCATGACCGCTGAAGACGAGCGGGCAGACCAGACCAAGCACGCACGGGCCAACGTTATCCATGAAGTCGGCCTCTTTCAGGGACGACTCGGTTTTAAGCGCGCCATTGTCTTGCTTGAACAGGGATGCGAAGAATTCTCGAATATCGTAGGTCTCGGTCAGATTCGCTTCCCGCCGGGCGATGTCGCATCCAAATTCGAGGATATTCGCTTGGTCTTGGAGCGTGAGGGCCTACTCTAG
- a CDS encoding ATP-binding protein: MAETLTRFAGPPVGVYACANDCGRTTRLPGVCAGCVEDEVRAKYQRELLPALRSIPPRFQWAIPGDDEAAERLKHARIKEWPRVRRELTEAVEAGRNVVLLGPKPQVGKTSAACVMLRRVIERGALDALPEDTRMAALGSGPAARPGERPRFASDRLAEQVRIARGARFVAVRDVRGESPEAIEARREAKRATVLVFDDVGDELDGAPAASGWIPDRITGTRDVIDYRHKRPELKTIFTTWLPKREMARFYGGGTAERVYEHAAVVRVGPQEGGA, from the coding sequence ATGGCGGAGACCTTGACGCGTTTTGCAGGGCCGCCCGTCGGGGTGTACGCGTGCGCGAATGACTGCGGGCGGACGACGCGCCTGCCGGGCGTGTGTGCGGGGTGCGTGGAGGACGAGGTCCGGGCGAAGTATCAGCGGGAGCTGCTTCCGGCCCTGCGCTCGATCCCGCCGCGTTTCCAGTGGGCGATCCCCGGGGACGATGAGGCGGCCGAGCGGCTGAAACACGCGCGGATCAAGGAATGGCCACGGGTTCGGCGGGAGCTCACGGAGGCCGTCGAGGCGGGCCGGAATGTGGTCCTGCTCGGGCCCAAGCCCCAGGTCGGGAAGACCTCGGCGGCGTGCGTGATGCTCCGGCGCGTGATCGAGCGGGGCGCGCTCGACGCGTTGCCCGAGGACACGCGGATGGCGGCGCTCGGGAGCGGGCCCGCGGCGAGGCCGGGAGAGCGGCCGCGGTTCGCGTCGGATCGGCTCGCGGAGCAGGTGCGGATCGCGCGAGGGGCGCGGTTCGTCGCGGTGCGGGACGTGCGCGGGGAGAGTCCCGAGGCGATCGAGGCGCGGCGGGAGGCGAAGCGGGCGACGGTGCTGGTGTTCGATGACGTGGGGGACGAGCTCGATGGTGCGCCGGCCGCGTCCGGGTGGATTCCGGACAGGATCACCGGGACGCGGGACGTGATCGATTATCGGCACAAGCGGCCCGAGCTCAAGACGATCTTCACGACGTGGCTTCCCAAGCGGGAGATGGCGAGGTTTTACGGGGGCGGGACCGCGGAGCGGGTGTATGAGCACGCGGCGGTCGTGCGCGTCGGTCCGCAAGAAGGCGGCGCGTGA